One genomic region from Vanacampus margaritifer isolate UIUO_Vmar chromosome 2, RoL_Vmar_1.0, whole genome shotgun sequence encodes:
- the psmc3ip gene encoding homologous-pairing protein 2 homolog isoform X1: MNKKDNSAAVILAYLNAKNRPYSAQDVFCNLQKQHGLGKTAVVKSMELLALEGKIKEKTYGKQKIYFADQAQFKDVNDADLKAMDVRIAKVNDKTQTLSQSCRQLNAELKDLNSSLTTQEMMSEIARLRDECSGCHERLDKIKSASNHATPEEKDKVLKEHNIYVKEWRKRKRLASDMMDTILEGYPKSKKEFLEEVGVETDEDYKVVVPTV; encoded by the exons atgaacaaaaaggaCAACA GCGCTGCAGTCATCCTCGCCTACCTGAATGCCAAGAACCGTCCTTACAGCGCCCAGGATGTCTTCTGTAACCTACAAAAACAACACGGATTGGGCAAAACG GCAGTGGTCAAATCCATGGAGCTGCTCGCCCTGGAAGGCAAGATAAAAGAGAAGACTTATGGCAAACAGAAGATTTATTTTGCTGATCAG GCTCAGTTTAAAGATGTGAACGATGCAGACCTAAAGGCTATGGACGTCCGCATTGCTAAGGTCAACGACAAGACGCAGACCCTCAGCCAGAGCTGCAGACAGCTGAATGCAG AGCTGAAGGATCTCAACAGCAGCCTGACCACACAGGAAATGATGTCAGAGATCGCCAGACTGAGAGACGAGTGTTCAGGATGTCACGAGCGTCTGGACAAGATCAAGTCGGCCAGCAATCACGCCACGCCAGAGGAGAAAGACAAG gTTTTGAAAGAGCACAACATTTATGTGAAAGAGTGGCGAAAGAGGAAGAGACTG GCTTCAGACATGATGGACACAATCCTGGAGGGATACCCCAAGAGCAAGAAAGAGTTCCTG GAGGAGGTTGGCGTGGAGACTGACGAAGACTACAAGGTGGTCGTGCCAACTGTTTGA
- the psmc3ip gene encoding homologous-pairing protein 2 homolog isoform X2: MNKKDNSAAVILAYLNAKNRPYSAQDVFCNLQKQHGLGKTAVVKSMELLALEGKIKEKTYGKQKIYFADQAQFKDVNDADLKAMDVRIAKVNDKTQTLSQSCRQLNAELKDLNSSLTTQEMMSEIARLRDECSGCHERLDKIKSASNHATPEEKDKGPCVNSTCARLYSGFRHDGHNPGGIPQEQERVPGGGWRGD, translated from the exons atgaacaaaaaggaCAACA GCGCTGCAGTCATCCTCGCCTACCTGAATGCCAAGAACCGTCCTTACAGCGCCCAGGATGTCTTCTGTAACCTACAAAAACAACACGGATTGGGCAAAACG GCAGTGGTCAAATCCATGGAGCTGCTCGCCCTGGAAGGCAAGATAAAAGAGAAGACTTATGGCAAACAGAAGATTTATTTTGCTGATCAG GCTCAGTTTAAAGATGTGAACGATGCAGACCTAAAGGCTATGGACGTCCGCATTGCTAAGGTCAACGACAAGACGCAGACCCTCAGCCAGAGCTGCAGACAGCTGAATGCAG AGCTGAAGGATCTCAACAGCAGCCTGACCACACAGGAAATGATGTCAGAGATCGCCAGACTGAGAGACGAGTGTTCAGGATGTCACGAGCGTCTGGACAAGATCAAGTCGGCCAGCAATCACGCCACGCCAGAGGAGAAAGACAAG GGTCCATGTGTTAATTCTACTTGTGCTCGATTGTACTCAGGCTTCAGACATGATGGACACAATCCTGGAGGGATACCCCAAGAGCAAGAAAGAGTTCCTG GAGGAGGTTGGCGTGGAGACTGA